DNA from Rhodobacteraceae bacterium M382:
CTACGAATTGACCAGAAATTGGCAGAACTGAATGAAATGCACGAAACGCTATCGCACCTGGTTAATGAGTGCGCCGGAGATCACCGCCCAGATTGCCCGATCTTGGCAGATTTGGCGGCCACATCAGAGAAAGATGCTACCGCTTTGGCAAGCTAGCGATGCTAGGATTCGTTCTTCGTATTAGTCCTTGTTGATTGCTGGTCGAGTGTCGTTGTTCCGTTTTGACGGCAATTGAAAATTTCCAGAGAAATCTCTTAGTATGCAGAACAGGCCCGTGTCTGTTCCCGCATTTCGGCATAATCGATTAGCATTTCTGCGATTGCCGATTTCGCGGGCAGCAGCTTGATTTCTCCGACTGCCCGCACCTGAAGTTCCCTGCTGTACTCTACGAATGGTGGACAGACAGGCACGGCGCGCAGTTTAGAACTCCCCGTCGCGCAAGCGCTGAGCAAGCTCATCGCGATTACGCGGACGACGAGCCGCCGCCTCCAGCATCCGGCGTTGAACTTCATTGATTTTCTCCGTGGTTTCAAGGCGCTCGACCAACCGCCCGATGCGTTCGCCGGATCGGCGCAAGGTCAGCAGAAACAGGACAATGGCGAGCGCGATGGCCCCATAACGCAGTGCGGCCCGAGCCAATGATCTGGCGGCGATCCCACCGAGCAAGGTGGTGATCATCGCTGCCCCTGTTTCCAATCATCCCAGCGCGCATAGATCGCGACCGCAATGCCAGCCAACGCCGCGGCGATAAACACCCAGCGCAACGTGTCGAAATACGGAACCAACGGCAGGATGGCAGATTGCGTATCGCCCAGAACACCCTGCGCAACCTCAACCCCAGCCGCACCGATCGTAGCAACCCCAGCCGCCCCACCACCTTTCATGGTGCGGCTTTCAGCCAGGATTTCCCGTGCCAGCGGCGGCTCAACAGCAAAGGCGGTCTCCCGCACCGGAAACCTCTGCCCCCATTGCCGCGCAGGCCCCAGATCCACATGCATGAACCCCGAGCGCCGATAGAATCCAAACCCCAGAAACCCGACCTCCCTGGCCGCGGCCTCGAACGCCACAGGATCATGGTTCGACATGGCGATATCAAACGCTGCGCTCTCCATGTGCTTCGAACGTTTCGCGCCTCCGACAGCTAGGTTGTGTTCCGGGCTGCGATAGGCCGAGCGGACAATCAGCGGCTTACCAAGGCGATCCCGCAACGCCTGCAGTTTATCCAGCGCGGGTTCGTTGATCAGCAACTTGCCGGTGCCGCGGCAGGCAATCTCTGCGGGCGAGAAGTTGGGCCAGCGCCAGGCGGTATCCGGCACATCGCGCCAGTGGTCATAGAATGTAGGTGTCATGGGGTTCTCCATAGGAAAAGGCCCGCCAATTGGAGGGCTGGATCAGGGTCATCAGGTTTGGTGCTGGTATCGAAAGCTCGGCACGCGCCGATCAGGGCCCGCCACCAAAGAACCTCAGCTTCAGCGCCACGCCTGCGAGCATAGCGAGGATCAGTCCGGTGGTGATGAGATGTACCGTGGTCTGCACCGCGGTGCGGCGCACGAAGCGGACGCAATCCAGCAGCGAGCGCAGATCGCGAATATCAAGCGCCGCGTCTTTGCCGTCGAGACCAACATCGGCCAGTGCCTGCCGGGCCCCTGCCTTGGCTGCACGTGCCATCATCGCCTCAAACTCGGCCTCAGGGATGCGGAGATTTGTGCCATCACGCGAAGGTGGTGTCATGGGACGTGTCTTTCTCAAAATAGGGTCTGTTTGGTGCCGGGACCGCGCCTCTCAGGTGTCACCCATGAAGCCAATCTCGAGGCTGGCAAGATCGGCCCAGGTCCAGGGCACGCCGGTTGCCGGGTTCAGCGTCCATTCAGAACTCAGCGCCTCGATCGACCCACCGGCGGGTGATTGACCCGTGGCGTCATAGTCAGTGCCGCCAATGCGCAAGCGGTTCACAACCGCGGCCGGGTTTGGCGTCTCCACCGCATTGCGGGCGTAGCTGGCGAGGATGATCTTGCCGATGGTGCCCGGCGGTGCCGCGCCGGGGGTGAGGGTGGAGGTCACGGCATCACCGGCGGCGCGGGCATAAGCAAAGGTAGCGGGATCGCCATCGCCAAGCTCAGCATGCCCACCTTCAGCCGTGGCCAGGGCTCCGGCTCCGGTCGGGCGCAGAATGCGAAACCGTCGGCCTCGCGTGTCCAGATCAGACACCAGCACGTTGGAGAGAAAAAACCGCGCATTGCCATCGAGGAAATCTGTGCCGCCGAAATCAAACCGCACCGGCGGTGCACCGTTGACCTTGTCTGCCTTTCCGATCACCTGCCCGAGGAGGCTGAGACCCACATAGAGTGTCACCCGAAAATCATCGACGTTGCCTGCCACTGCCGCGCCGGTCTCGATATGCACATCGAGAGTAAAAAGTTGCGCGTCGGGAATGCCATCAACCGGCGGTCCGGTCAGATTGGGGGTCGCGTAGCTGGTCCCGGCATAATCCAGCGTTTTGTCTCCGTTGGAGAAATCAACCATGACGATGCTGGCGTTGGGCACTGCCACGGTCCAGAAATTGCCGTCGC
Protein-coding regions in this window:
- a CDS encoding DUF882 domain-containing protein, with translation MTPTFYDHWRDVPDTAWRWPNFSPAEIACRGTGKLLINEPALDKLQALRDRLGKPLIVRSAYRSPEHNLAVGGAKRSKHMESAAFDIAMSNHDPVAFEAAAREVGFLGFGFYRRSGFMHVDLGPARQWGQRFPVRETAFAVEPPLAREILAESRTMKGGGAAGVATIGAAGVEVAQGVLGDTQSAILPLVPYFDTLRWVFIAAALAGIAVAIYARWDDWKQGQR